The following are encoded together in the Bacillus sp. V2I10 genome:
- a CDS encoding polysaccharide biosynthesis protein, with amino-acid sequence MNVRSDTSANLFLQGAFVLTLAGLIIKIMSAAYRVPYQNIVGDIGFYIYQQVYPFYGIAIMLATTGFPVIISKLIIEFGDRENDSSIFSIIKISFLFLIAVCSLFFLCLYFGAVYISEIMGDSELAPLLKIISFSFLLLPFISIARGYFQGSDNMLPTALSQVTEQGIRVVTILFFSYILIHNGYSLYEAGEGALFGSLTGGLAAAAVLSVFLARDKKRGFPFQTGKSSVNTKTIVKYLLINTMTICITSLMLIFIQLIDAMQLYSALRSNGIEMSAAKALKGIYDRGQPLIQIGTVAATSFSLSLVPLISYTKKNHEAYVIADKITSSMKICTVIGTGAAAGLIMIMEPTNIMLYRDASGTKVLAVLGVSVIFTSYALTLSAILQGLSFTFFPAAAVLIGTAVKLGLNILLVPSMNTEGAAVATIAAYAVISLLNAYYLKTKGYMLISWMDILKTAAAAGLMVAVLSLYMSVFNQYWADHDRVAAAIGSLTGALTGAVIYLMAILKLSIFTNNELAAFPGGKKLEKFLK; translated from the coding sequence ATGAACGTCCGTTCTGATACATCAGCAAATCTCTTTCTGCAAGGTGCCTTTGTACTGACACTTGCGGGACTGATTATAAAGATAATGAGCGCTGCTTACAGGGTGCCCTATCAAAATATTGTCGGAGACATAGGGTTTTACATATACCAGCAGGTTTATCCTTTTTACGGAATTGCCATAATGCTTGCTACAACCGGATTTCCGGTCATTATTTCAAAATTAATCATCGAATTTGGAGACAGAGAAAACGATTCCTCGATTTTTTCTATTATAAAGATTTCCTTTTTGTTCTTAATTGCAGTTTGTTCTTTATTCTTTTTATGCCTCTATTTTGGTGCAGTGTACATTTCAGAAATCATGGGGGACTCAGAGCTTGCCCCGCTGCTTAAGATTATTTCATTTTCTTTTCTGCTGCTTCCCTTTATATCTATTGCGAGAGGTTATTTTCAAGGCTCTGATAATATGCTTCCTACTGCTCTCTCCCAAGTGACAGAACAAGGGATCAGAGTTGTGACGATCCTTTTCTTTTCATATATTCTGATTCACAATGGATACTCCCTTTACGAAGCGGGAGAAGGAGCTTTATTCGGCTCATTGACAGGCGGGCTGGCTGCTGCTGCAGTGTTATCTGTATTTTTGGCAAGAGACAAAAAAAGAGGTTTTCCTTTTCAAACAGGGAAATCATCGGTTAACACAAAAACAATCGTTAAATATTTATTAATAAATACAATGACCATTTGCATCACAAGCTTAATGCTGATTTTCATCCAATTGATTGATGCGATGCAGCTATATTCGGCGCTTCGCTCAAACGGAATCGAAATGTCTGCTGCTAAAGCTCTAAAAGGCATATATGACAGGGGTCAGCCTCTGATTCAGATTGGGACTGTCGCAGCAACATCCTTTTCCTTATCTTTAGTTCCGCTTATCTCATATACGAAAAAGAATCATGAAGCTTACGTGATTGCAGATAAAATAACAAGCTCCATGAAAATCTGCACGGTAATCGGAACAGGTGCAGCAGCAGGCCTGATTATGATTATGGAGCCGACAAACATCATGCTGTACCGGGATGCATCGGGAACGAAAGTGCTTGCTGTTTTAGGCGTTTCAGTCATTTTTACATCCTATGCCCTGACACTTTCTGCGATCTTGCAAGGGCTAAGTTTCACTTTTTTTCCTGCAGCTGCAGTTCTGATTGGAACAGCAGTTAAACTTGGTTTAAACATTCTGTTGGTTCCCTCGATGAATACGGAGGGAGCAGCCGTTGCAACAATTGCTGCATATGCAGTGATCAGTCTTCTGAATGCCTATTATTTGAAAACGAAAGGCTACATGCTGATCAGCTGGATGGATATTCTCAAAACTGCCGCCGCTGCAGGTCTGATGGTTGCGGTACTTTCCCTTTATATGTCGGTCTTTAATCAATATTGGGCGGACCATGACCGTGTGGCGGCTGCAATTGGATCATTAACGGGTGCTTTAACAGGAGCGGTGATCTATCTAATGGCCATTTTAAAACTATCTATTTTTACAAATAATGAACTAGCTGCATTTCCGGGCGGAAAAAAGCTTGAGAAATTTTTAAAATAA
- the spoVT gene encoding stage V sporulation protein T has protein sequence MKATGIVRRIDDLGRVVIPKEIRRTLRIREGDPLEIFVDRDGEVILKKYSPISELGDFAKEYADALYDSLGHPVLICDRDTYIAVSGGSKKEYMNKNISEQVEKAMEERSSVLNTEGGNIQLIDGTSEELKSFTVGPIVANGDPIGAVVIFSKDQAVGEVEHKAVETAAGFLARQMEQ, from the coding sequence ATGAAAGCAACTGGTATAGTACGTCGTATTGATGATTTAGGCCGTGTGGTAATCCCGAAGGAAATTCGCAGAACCCTGCGCATTAGAGAAGGAGATCCACTTGAAATCTTCGTCGATCGAGACGGAGAAGTGATATTGAAAAAGTATTCACCAATAAGCGAGCTTGGCGATTTTGCAAAAGAATATGCTGATGCTCTATATGACAGCCTTGGACATCCCGTGCTGATATGTGACCGTGACACATACATAGCAGTTTCAGGAGGCTCTAAAAAGGAATACATGAATAAAAATATAAGCGAACAGGTAGAAAAAGCAATGGAAGAACGCAGCTCTGTGCTGAACACAGAAGGCGGGAATATCCAATTGATAGATGGAACAAGCGAAGAGCTTAAATCCTTCACAGTTGGACCGATTGTTGCCAATGGAGATCCTATCGGTGCTGTTGTTATCTTTTCAAAGGATCAGGCTGTAGGAGAAGTAGAGCATAAAGCAGTAGAAACGGCAGCTGGGTTTTTGGCGCGCCAAATGGAACAGTAG
- the yabP gene encoding sporulation protein YabP, translated as MNQYYDNQSQPKGTIQEHDVIMRGRKLLDITGVTHVESFDNEEFLLETVMGALAIRGENLQMKNLDVDKGIVSIKGRIFDLVYLDEHQTEKAKGLFSKLFK; from the coding sequence ATGAATCAATATTATGATAATCAATCACAGCCTAAGGGAACGATCCAGGAGCATGATGTTATTATGAGAGGCCGTAAACTGCTTGATATTACAGGCGTTACACATGTTGAAAGCTTTGATAATGAAGAATTTCTGCTTGAGACGGTGATGGGTGCTCTTGCTATCCGCGGTGAGAATCTCCAAATGAAAAATTTGGACGTAGATAAAGGGATCGTCTCAATAAAAGGAAGAATTTTTGATCTCGTTTATCTGGATGAGCATCAGACGGAGAAAGCTAAAGGACTCTTTAGCAAGTTATTTAAATGA
- a CDS encoding RNA-binding S4 domain-containing protein, producing MRLDKFLKVSRLIKRRTLAKEVSDQGRITVNGTVAKASSIVKLGDELAIRFGQKRIIVKIENLQDSSKKEDAAGMYSLVKEEKISEE from the coding sequence ATGAGACTAGATAAATTTTTGAAGGTTTCAAGACTGATTAAAAGAAGAACACTTGCAAAAGAAGTGTCTGACCAAGGCAGAATAACGGTAAATGGCACAGTTGCAAAAGCAAGTTCTATTGTAAAATTAGGTGATGAGCTTGCCATTCGATTTGGGCAAAAACGCATCATCGTGAAAATTGAAAACCTGCAGGATTCTTCTAAAAAAGAGGATGCAGCGGGCATGTATTCACTTGTAAAAGAAGAAAAAATCAGCGAAGAATAG
- the mazG gene encoding nucleoside triphosphate pyrophosphohydrolase encodes MAKKITVVGLGGSDASHLPLGVYRKLTSASHLFLRTKEHPVVDELWAELQDFRTFDHLYEENDKFGDVYAKIELELYKEAEDKEIIYAVPGHPLVAEQTVQLLLQNGGQKGYEIHIAGGQSFLDATFTALQIDPIDGFQMVDGLTMKREQLNFRQHLIICQVYDQMVASEVKLTLMEDLPDDYEVKIITAAGSSEQMIVKVPLFELDRVTSVNNLTSVYVPPAEDESILNHQFSALRAVIAELRGPNGCPWDLKQTHQSLKKYLIEECYELIEAIDEEDDEHVVEELGDVLLQVMLHSQIGSDDGMFSIDDVIRTLTEKMIRRHPHVFSTAVVSGTDEVLSNWQEIKRAEKGSDEKESLLKSIAGSLPALSKAYHIQKKAAKVGFDWDHAESAWEKVHEEMQEFKAETAENHADQTKILAEFGDILFALVNIGRFYGVEPEEALSATNHKFKRRFEYIEKKAVELNLNLEQMSLEQMDSYWDEAKSKGL; translated from the coding sequence ATGGCGAAAAAGATTACAGTTGTAGGACTTGGGGGCTCAGATGCCAGTCATTTGCCGCTTGGAGTTTATCGTAAACTTACATCAGCCTCCCACTTGTTTTTAAGAACAAAAGAACATCCTGTGGTTGATGAACTGTGGGCAGAACTGCAAGATTTCAGGACATTTGATCACCTTTACGAAGAGAATGACAAGTTCGGTGATGTTTACGCTAAAATTGAACTGGAGCTATACAAGGAAGCGGAAGATAAAGAGATTATTTATGCTGTTCCTGGACATCCGCTTGTTGCAGAGCAGACGGTGCAATTGCTTCTTCAAAATGGCGGACAGAAAGGCTATGAGATCCATATAGCTGGAGGCCAAAGCTTTTTAGATGCCACATTTACTGCGCTTCAAATCGATCCGATTGATGGGTTTCAAATGGTTGACGGTCTGACTATGAAGAGAGAACAGTTAAATTTCAGACAGCATTTGATTATTTGCCAGGTATATGATCAAATGGTTGCTTCTGAAGTGAAATTAACTCTGATGGAAGATTTGCCTGATGACTATGAGGTTAAGATTATTACGGCGGCCGGCAGCAGTGAGCAAATGATCGTAAAGGTACCCCTTTTTGAGCTTGACCGGGTTACGTCGGTTAACAACTTAACAAGTGTGTATGTACCTCCAGCAGAAGATGAGAGCATTCTGAATCATCAATTTTCAGCACTGCGCGCGGTAATTGCGGAGCTTCGAGGGCCAAATGGGTGCCCGTGGGATTTAAAGCAGACCCATCAGTCCCTGAAAAAATATTTAATTGAAGAATGCTATGAGTTAATAGAGGCCATTGACGAAGAGGATGATGAACATGTGGTTGAAGAACTTGGTGATGTTCTGCTTCAGGTCATGCTGCATTCTCAAATTGGCTCAGACGATGGCATGTTTTCCATTGATGATGTCATCAGAACATTAACAGAAAAAATGATCCGAAGACATCCTCATGTTTTTTCAACTGCTGTTGTAAGCGGAACAGACGAAGTACTGTCGAACTGGCAGGAGATAAAACGTGCAGAGAAGGGATCTGATGAAAAAGAATCCCTATTGAAATCCATTGCCGGATCACTCCCTGCATTATCTAAGGCCTACCATATTCAAAAGAAGGCTGCAAAAGTCGGTTTTGACTGGGATCATGCTGAGTCAGCGTGGGAAAAGGTTCATGAAGAGATGCAGGAATTCAAGGCTGAAACAGCAGAAAATCATGCTGATCAAACCAAGATCCTGGCGGAGTTTGGGGACATCCTCTTTGCACTGGTCAACATCGGCAGATTTTATGGAGTTGAACCTGAGGAAGCCTTATCGGCAACCAATCATAAATTTAAACGACGATTCGAATATATTGAGAAAAAGGCAGTTGAACTGAATCTAAACCTGGAACAAATGTCTCTTGAACAAATGGATTCTTACTGGGATGAAGCAAAAAGCAAAGGGCTATAA